A single window of Xiphophorus hellerii strain 12219 chromosome 12, Xiphophorus_hellerii-4.1, whole genome shotgun sequence DNA harbors:
- the adam9a gene encoding disintegrin and metalloproteinase domain-containing protein 9 isoform X1 yields MKMGGRGGAALMELCGILLLLTGSCQCGDSQQTEHLASYQLTAPRPIGGRLRRDAEGRPPNQVSFIIPVDGNDLLVHLQRNKVLLPPDFTVFTYGPNGSLITSRPPVQNHCQYQGFVQDMEGSAVAMSVCGGLRGVMHLTNDSYGIEPLDSAPEQHLLYRLQDVTSQPRGCGTPHYGHGDATEHAQYDLEEIQHRRRSRVKRAVLHKTHYVELLLVVDNDRFKHMNGNETAVREQMVHLANLIDGIYMQLNVRVVLVGLDIWTKQNLINTEGGAGEVLSRFTQWREKELVSRRRHDSAQLILMKSFGVTAGMAFVSTVCSRSHGGGINAFLNNNVAAFASIVAHELGHNLGMNHDDGRTCSCPAAACIMHSGATGSRNFSSCSTDDFEKMILSMGGTCLLNVPRPDEAYSAPYCGNRLVDVGEECDCGSEKECEEDPCCEYRTCKLKPGAQCASGECCSGCQFLPGGMVCRSKKDEECDLPEYCNGSTSFCQSDVFVQNGHPCRNQQAYCYNGRCQHLDGQCQALFGPKATAAPNICFKDVNSKGDRFGNCGYQHYGYKKCESRNAQCGKLQCLNVKGGTVFGILPSIITTPIHGATCFGVDFMLGSDVPDPGMVNEGTKCGDNKVCMNFECRSADVLSYDCDVETKCHGHGVCNSNRNCHCDYGWTSPSCKLSGYGGSVDSGPTWNDKDTSLRDGLLVFFLLVLPLLALGAFVFLRRNELLRRFGLSRRKRSQGYQADEATSTKPTNPGRAPPPRTQPPPAGHGTANFIVRDGHHAQLLPPPPPQQVVETSETSERAPPFAARPPPPPLKPKPSAASQPLVPQRPAPAPPV; encoded by the exons ATGAAgatgggaggaagaggaggagcggCGCTGATGGAGCTCTGCGggattctgctgctgctgaccgGAAGCTGTCAATGCGGAG ACTCTCAGCAGACCGAGCATCTGGCCTCGTACCAGCTGACTGCTCCTCGGCCAATAGGAGGCCGGCTGAGGCGGGACGCTGAGGGCAGGCCGCCCAATCAG gtttcctTCATCATCCCAGTGGATGGAAACGATCTCCTCGTccatctgcagagaaacaa GGTCCTGCTGCCTCCAGATTTCACCGTCTTCACCTATGGCCCAAACGGATCCCTGATCACATCCAGACCACCTGTCCAG AACCACTGCCAGTACCAGGGCTTCGTTCAGGACATGGAGGGCTCTGCTGTGGCCATGAGCGTCTGTGGCGGCCTCAG AGGAGTGATGCATCTCACCAACGACAGCTACGGCATCGAGCCGCTAGACTCCGCCCCCGAGCAGCACCTGCTCTACCGCCTGCAGGATGTGACATCACAGCCCCGAGGATGTGGAACACCTCACTACGGGCACGGCGACGCGACGGAGCATGCTCAGTACGACCTGGAGGAGATCCAGCACCGCCGGCGCAGCAGG GTAAAGAGAGCTGTTCTCCACAAGACTCACTatgtggagctgctgctggtggttgACAACGACAGg TTTAAACACATGAATGGAAACGAGACGGCGGTCAGAGAGCAGATGGTTCACCTGGCGAACCTCATAGACGGC ATCTACATGCAGCTGAACGTCCGGGTGGTTCTGGTCGGTCTGGACATCTGGACCAAGCAGAACCTGATCAACACAGAGGGCGGAGCCGGCGAGGTGCTGAGCCGCTTCACCCAGTGGAGGGAGAAGGAGCTGGTTTCCCGGCGGCGCCACGACTCGGCCCAGCTCATCCT GATGAAGAGCTTTGGTGTAACAGCAGGAATGGCATTTGTCTCCACCGTCTGCTCCAGAAGTCATGGAGGAGGAATCAACGCG TTCCTGAACAACAACGTCGCGGCCTTCGCCTCCATCGTGGCTCATGAACTCGGACACAACCTGGGGATGAACCACGACGACGGGCGGACCTGCAGCTGCCCCGCCGCCGCCTGCATCATGCACTCCGGAGCCAC aggaTCCAGAAacttcagcagctgcagcaccgACGACTTTGAGAAGATGATCCTGTCGATGGGAGGGACGTGTCTATTGAATGTGCCCCGGCCCGACGAGGCCTACAGCGCCCCCTACTGTGGAAACAGGCTGGTGGACGTCGGGGAGGAGTGCGACTGTGGATCAGAGAAG GAGTGTGAGGAGGACCCCTGCTGTGAGTATCGGACCTGTAAACTGAAGCCTGGGGCTCAGTGTGCGTCTGGAGAGTGCTGCTCCGGCTGTCAG ttCCTCCCTGGAGGAATGGTGTGCCGCTCCAAGAAGGACGAGGAGTGTGATCTGCCGGAGTACTGCAACGGCTCCACCTCCTTCTGTCAGAGCGACGTCTTCGTCCAG AACGGGCATCCCTGTCGCAACCAGCAGGCCTACTGCTACAACGGGAGGTGCCAGCACCTGGACGGACAGTGCCAGGCCCTGTTCGGACCCA AGGCAACGGCCGCTCCCAACATCTGCTTCAAAGACGTTAACAGCAAAGGAGATCGCTTCGGCAACTGTGGCTACCAGCACTACGGCTACAAGAAGTGTGAGAGCAG AAACGCTCAGTGCGGGAAGCTGCAGTGCCTGAACGTGAAGGGGGGGACGGTGTTCGGCATCCTGCCGTCCATCATCACCACTCCAATACACGGAGCCACCTGCTTCGGGGTCGACTTCATGCTGGGATCCGACGTTCCCGACCCGGGAATGGTGAACGAAGGGACCAAGTGTGGAGACAACAAG GTGTGTATGAACTTTGAGTGTCGCAGCGCGGACGTCCTGAGCTATGACTGTGATGTGGAGACAAAGTGCCACGGACACGGG GTGTGTAACAGCAACAGGAACTGCCACTGCGACTACGGCTGGACGTCGCCATCCTGCAAGCTGTCGGGCTATGGCGGCAGCGTGGACAGCGGACCCACATGGAACG ATAAGGACACGTCTCTCAGGGACGGCCTCCTCGTCTTCTTCCTCCTCGTCCTTCCTCTGCTGGCTCTGGGAGCGTTTGTCTTCCTGCGCCGCAATGAGCTGCTGCGGCGCTTCGGACTGAGCCGCAGGAAGAGGTCGCAGGGATACCA GGCAGACGAAGCGACTTCGACCAAACCGACCAATCCTGGCAGAGCTCCGCCTCCCAGAACGCagccgccccctgctggccacgGCACGGCGAACTTCATCGTCAGGGACGGG CATCACGCTCagctgctgccgccgccgccgccgcag CAGGTGGTGGAGACCAGTGAGACCAGTGAGAGAGCCCCGCCCTTCGCTGCAAGGCCACCGCCGCCTCCTCT AAAACCGAAACCTTCTGCTGCATCTCAGCCTCTGGTGCCTCAAAGACCCGCCCCCGCTCCgcctgtttag
- the adam9a gene encoding disintegrin and metalloproteinase domain-containing protein 9 isoform X6: MEGSAVAMSVCGGLRGVMHLTNDSYGIEPLDSAPEQHLLYRLQDVTSQPRGCGTPHYGHGDATEHAQYDLEEIQHRRRSRVKRAVLHKTHYVELLLVVDNDRFKHMNGNETAVREQMVHLANLIDGIYMQLNVRVVLVGLDIWTKQNLINTEGGAGEVLSRFTQWREKELVSRRRHDSAQLILMKSFGVTAGMAFVSTVCSRSHGGGINAFLNNNVAAFASIVAHELGHNLGMNHDDGRTCSCPAAACIMHSGATGSRNFSSCSTDDFEKMILSMGGTCLLNVPRPDEAYSAPYCGNRLVDVGEECDCGSEKECEEDPCCEYRTCKLKPGAQCASGECCSGCQFLPGGMVCRSKKDEECDLPEYCNGSTSFCQSDVFVQNGHPCRNQQAYCYNGRCQHLDGQCQALFGPKATAAPNICFKDVNSKGDRFGNCGYQHYGYKKCESRNAQCGKLQCLNVKGGTVFGILPSIITTPIHGATCFGVDFMLGSDVPDPGMVNEGTKCGDNKVCMNFECRSADVLSYDCDVETKCHGHGVCNSNRNCHCDYGWTSPSCKLSGYGGSVDSGPTWNDKDTSLRDGLLVFFLLVLPLLALGAFVFLRRNELLRRFGLSRRKRSQGYQADEATSTKPTNPGRAPPPRTQPPPAGHGTANFIVRDGHHAQLLPPPPPQQVVETSETSERAPPFAARPPPPPLKPKPSAASQPLVPQRPAPAPPV; encoded by the exons ATGGAGGGCTCTGCTGTGGCCATGAGCGTCTGTGGCGGCCTCAG AGGAGTGATGCATCTCACCAACGACAGCTACGGCATCGAGCCGCTAGACTCCGCCCCCGAGCAGCACCTGCTCTACCGCCTGCAGGATGTGACATCACAGCCCCGAGGATGTGGAACACCTCACTACGGGCACGGCGACGCGACGGAGCATGCTCAGTACGACCTGGAGGAGATCCAGCACCGCCGGCGCAGCAGG GTAAAGAGAGCTGTTCTCCACAAGACTCACTatgtggagctgctgctggtggttgACAACGACAGg TTTAAACACATGAATGGAAACGAGACGGCGGTCAGAGAGCAGATGGTTCACCTGGCGAACCTCATAGACGGC ATCTACATGCAGCTGAACGTCCGGGTGGTTCTGGTCGGTCTGGACATCTGGACCAAGCAGAACCTGATCAACACAGAGGGCGGAGCCGGCGAGGTGCTGAGCCGCTTCACCCAGTGGAGGGAGAAGGAGCTGGTTTCCCGGCGGCGCCACGACTCGGCCCAGCTCATCCT GATGAAGAGCTTTGGTGTAACAGCAGGAATGGCATTTGTCTCCACCGTCTGCTCCAGAAGTCATGGAGGAGGAATCAACGCG TTCCTGAACAACAACGTCGCGGCCTTCGCCTCCATCGTGGCTCATGAACTCGGACACAACCTGGGGATGAACCACGACGACGGGCGGACCTGCAGCTGCCCCGCCGCCGCCTGCATCATGCACTCCGGAGCCAC aggaTCCAGAAacttcagcagctgcagcaccgACGACTTTGAGAAGATGATCCTGTCGATGGGAGGGACGTGTCTATTGAATGTGCCCCGGCCCGACGAGGCCTACAGCGCCCCCTACTGTGGAAACAGGCTGGTGGACGTCGGGGAGGAGTGCGACTGTGGATCAGAGAAG GAGTGTGAGGAGGACCCCTGCTGTGAGTATCGGACCTGTAAACTGAAGCCTGGGGCTCAGTGTGCGTCTGGAGAGTGCTGCTCCGGCTGTCAG ttCCTCCCTGGAGGAATGGTGTGCCGCTCCAAGAAGGACGAGGAGTGTGATCTGCCGGAGTACTGCAACGGCTCCACCTCCTTCTGTCAGAGCGACGTCTTCGTCCAG AACGGGCATCCCTGTCGCAACCAGCAGGCCTACTGCTACAACGGGAGGTGCCAGCACCTGGACGGACAGTGCCAGGCCCTGTTCGGACCCA AGGCAACGGCCGCTCCCAACATCTGCTTCAAAGACGTTAACAGCAAAGGAGATCGCTTCGGCAACTGTGGCTACCAGCACTACGGCTACAAGAAGTGTGAGAGCAG AAACGCTCAGTGCGGGAAGCTGCAGTGCCTGAACGTGAAGGGGGGGACGGTGTTCGGCATCCTGCCGTCCATCATCACCACTCCAATACACGGAGCCACCTGCTTCGGGGTCGACTTCATGCTGGGATCCGACGTTCCCGACCCGGGAATGGTGAACGAAGGGACCAAGTGTGGAGACAACAAG GTGTGTATGAACTTTGAGTGTCGCAGCGCGGACGTCCTGAGCTATGACTGTGATGTGGAGACAAAGTGCCACGGACACGGG GTGTGTAACAGCAACAGGAACTGCCACTGCGACTACGGCTGGACGTCGCCATCCTGCAAGCTGTCGGGCTATGGCGGCAGCGTGGACAGCGGACCCACATGGAACG ATAAGGACACGTCTCTCAGGGACGGCCTCCTCGTCTTCTTCCTCCTCGTCCTTCCTCTGCTGGCTCTGGGAGCGTTTGTCTTCCTGCGCCGCAATGAGCTGCTGCGGCGCTTCGGACTGAGCCGCAGGAAGAGGTCGCAGGGATACCA GGCAGACGAAGCGACTTCGACCAAACCGACCAATCCTGGCAGAGCTCCGCCTCCCAGAACGCagccgccccctgctggccacgGCACGGCGAACTTCATCGTCAGGGACGGG CATCACGCTCagctgctgccgccgccgccgccgcag CAGGTGGTGGAGACCAGTGAGACCAGTGAGAGAGCCCCGCCCTTCGCTGCAAGGCCACCGCCGCCTCCTCT AAAACCGAAACCTTCTGCTGCATCTCAGCCTCTGGTGCCTCAAAGACCCGCCCCCGCTCCgcctgtttag
- the adam9a gene encoding disintegrin and metalloproteinase domain-containing protein 9 isoform X4 has translation MKMGGRGGAALMELCGILLLLTGSCQCGDSQQTEHLASYQLTAPRPIGGRLRRDAEGRPPNQVSFIIPVDGNDLLVHLQRNKVLLPPDFTVFTYGPNGSLITSRPPVQNHCQYQGFVQDMEGSAVAMSVCGGLRGVMHLTNDSYGIEPLDSAPEQHLLYRLQDVTSQPRGCGTPHYGHGDATEHAQYDLEEIQHRRRSRVKRAVLHKTHYVELLLVVDNDRFKHMNGNETAVREQMVHLANLIDGIYMQLNVRVVLVGLDIWTKQNLINTEGGAGEVLSRFTQWREKELVSRRRHDSAQLILMKSFGVTAGMAFVSTVCSRSHGGGINAFLNNNVAAFASIVAHELGHNLGMNHDDGRTCSCPAAACIMHSGATGSRNFSSCSTDDFEKMILSMGGTCLLNVPRPDEAYSAPYCGNRLVDVGEECDCGSEKECEEDPCCEYRTCKLKPGAQCASGECCSGCQFLPGGMVCRSKKDEECDLPEYCNGSTSFCQSDVFVQNGHPCRNQQAYCYNGRCQHLDGQCQALFGPKATAAPNICFKDVNSKGDRFGNCGYQHYGYKKCESRNAQCGKLQCLNVKGGTVFGILPSIITTPIHGATCFGVDFMLGSDVPDPGMVNEGTKCGDNKVCMNFECRSADVLSYDCDVETKCHGHGVCNSNRNCHCDYGWTSPSCKLSGYGGSVDSGPTWNDKDTSLRDGLLVFFLLVLPLLALGAFVFLRRNELLRRFGLSRRKRSQGYQADEATSTKPTNPGRAPPPRTQPPPAGHGTANFIVRDGHHAQLLPPPQVVETSETSERAPPFAARPPPPPLKPKPSAASQPLVPQRPAPAPPV, from the exons ATGAAgatgggaggaagaggaggagcggCGCTGATGGAGCTCTGCGggattctgctgctgctgaccgGAAGCTGTCAATGCGGAG ACTCTCAGCAGACCGAGCATCTGGCCTCGTACCAGCTGACTGCTCCTCGGCCAATAGGAGGCCGGCTGAGGCGGGACGCTGAGGGCAGGCCGCCCAATCAG gtttcctTCATCATCCCAGTGGATGGAAACGATCTCCTCGTccatctgcagagaaacaa GGTCCTGCTGCCTCCAGATTTCACCGTCTTCACCTATGGCCCAAACGGATCCCTGATCACATCCAGACCACCTGTCCAG AACCACTGCCAGTACCAGGGCTTCGTTCAGGACATGGAGGGCTCTGCTGTGGCCATGAGCGTCTGTGGCGGCCTCAG AGGAGTGATGCATCTCACCAACGACAGCTACGGCATCGAGCCGCTAGACTCCGCCCCCGAGCAGCACCTGCTCTACCGCCTGCAGGATGTGACATCACAGCCCCGAGGATGTGGAACACCTCACTACGGGCACGGCGACGCGACGGAGCATGCTCAGTACGACCTGGAGGAGATCCAGCACCGCCGGCGCAGCAGG GTAAAGAGAGCTGTTCTCCACAAGACTCACTatgtggagctgctgctggtggttgACAACGACAGg TTTAAACACATGAATGGAAACGAGACGGCGGTCAGAGAGCAGATGGTTCACCTGGCGAACCTCATAGACGGC ATCTACATGCAGCTGAACGTCCGGGTGGTTCTGGTCGGTCTGGACATCTGGACCAAGCAGAACCTGATCAACACAGAGGGCGGAGCCGGCGAGGTGCTGAGCCGCTTCACCCAGTGGAGGGAGAAGGAGCTGGTTTCCCGGCGGCGCCACGACTCGGCCCAGCTCATCCT GATGAAGAGCTTTGGTGTAACAGCAGGAATGGCATTTGTCTCCACCGTCTGCTCCAGAAGTCATGGAGGAGGAATCAACGCG TTCCTGAACAACAACGTCGCGGCCTTCGCCTCCATCGTGGCTCATGAACTCGGACACAACCTGGGGATGAACCACGACGACGGGCGGACCTGCAGCTGCCCCGCCGCCGCCTGCATCATGCACTCCGGAGCCAC aggaTCCAGAAacttcagcagctgcagcaccgACGACTTTGAGAAGATGATCCTGTCGATGGGAGGGACGTGTCTATTGAATGTGCCCCGGCCCGACGAGGCCTACAGCGCCCCCTACTGTGGAAACAGGCTGGTGGACGTCGGGGAGGAGTGCGACTGTGGATCAGAGAAG GAGTGTGAGGAGGACCCCTGCTGTGAGTATCGGACCTGTAAACTGAAGCCTGGGGCTCAGTGTGCGTCTGGAGAGTGCTGCTCCGGCTGTCAG ttCCTCCCTGGAGGAATGGTGTGCCGCTCCAAGAAGGACGAGGAGTGTGATCTGCCGGAGTACTGCAACGGCTCCACCTCCTTCTGTCAGAGCGACGTCTTCGTCCAG AACGGGCATCCCTGTCGCAACCAGCAGGCCTACTGCTACAACGGGAGGTGCCAGCACCTGGACGGACAGTGCCAGGCCCTGTTCGGACCCA AGGCAACGGCCGCTCCCAACATCTGCTTCAAAGACGTTAACAGCAAAGGAGATCGCTTCGGCAACTGTGGCTACCAGCACTACGGCTACAAGAAGTGTGAGAGCAG AAACGCTCAGTGCGGGAAGCTGCAGTGCCTGAACGTGAAGGGGGGGACGGTGTTCGGCATCCTGCCGTCCATCATCACCACTCCAATACACGGAGCCACCTGCTTCGGGGTCGACTTCATGCTGGGATCCGACGTTCCCGACCCGGGAATGGTGAACGAAGGGACCAAGTGTGGAGACAACAAG GTGTGTATGAACTTTGAGTGTCGCAGCGCGGACGTCCTGAGCTATGACTGTGATGTGGAGACAAAGTGCCACGGACACGGG GTGTGTAACAGCAACAGGAACTGCCACTGCGACTACGGCTGGACGTCGCCATCCTGCAAGCTGTCGGGCTATGGCGGCAGCGTGGACAGCGGACCCACATGGAACG ATAAGGACACGTCTCTCAGGGACGGCCTCCTCGTCTTCTTCCTCCTCGTCCTTCCTCTGCTGGCTCTGGGAGCGTTTGTCTTCCTGCGCCGCAATGAGCTGCTGCGGCGCTTCGGACTGAGCCGCAGGAAGAGGTCGCAGGGATACCA GGCAGACGAAGCGACTTCGACCAAACCGACCAATCCTGGCAGAGCTCCGCCTCCCAGAACGCagccgccccctgctggccacgGCACGGCGAACTTCATCGTCAGGGACGGG CATCACGCTCagctgctgccgccgccg CAGGTGGTGGAGACCAGTGAGACCAGTGAGAGAGCCCCGCCCTTCGCTGCAAGGCCACCGCCGCCTCCTCT AAAACCGAAACCTTCTGCTGCATCTCAGCCTCTGGTGCCTCAAAGACCCGCCCCCGCTCCgcctgtttag
- the adam9a gene encoding disintegrin and metalloproteinase domain-containing protein 9 isoform X3 produces the protein MKMGGRGGAALMELCGILLLLTGSCQCGDSQQTEHLASYQLTAPRPIGGRLRRDAEGRPPNQVSFIIPVDGNDLLVHLQRNKVLLPPDFTVFTYGPNGSLITSRPPVQNHCQYQGFVQDMEGSAVAMSVCGGLRGVMHLTNDSYGIEPLDSAPEQHLLYRLQDVTSQPRGCGTPHYGHGDATEHAQYDLEEIQHRRRSRVKRAVLHKTHYVELLLVVDNDRFKHMNGNETAVREQMVHLANLIDGIYMQLNVRVVLVGLDIWTKQNLINTEGGAGEVLSRFTQWREKELVSRRRHDSAQLILMKSFGVTAGMAFVSTVCSRSHGGGINAFLNNNVAAFASIVAHELGHNLGMNHDDGRTCSCPAAACIMHSGATGSRNFSSCSTDDFEKMILSMGGTCLLNVPRPDEAYSAPYCGNRLVDVGEECDCGSEKECEEDPCCEYRTCKLKPGAQCASGECCSGCQFLPGGMVCRSKKDEECDLPEYCNGSTSFCQSDVFVQNGHPCRNQQAYCYNGRCQHLDGQCQALFGPKATAAPNICFKDVNSKGDRFGNCGYQHYGYKKCESRNAQCGKLQCLNVKGGTVFGILPSIITTPIHGATCFGVDFMLGSDVPDPGMVNEGTKCGDNKVCMNFECRSADVLSYDCDVETKCHGHGVCNSNRNCHCDYGWTSPSCKLSGYGGSVDSGPTWNDKDTSLRDGLLVFFLLVLPLLALGAFVFLRRNELLRRFGLSRRKRSQGYQADEATSTKPTNPGRAPPPRTQPPPAGHGTANFIVRDGHHAQLLPPPPQVVETSETSERAPPFAARPPPPPLKPKPSAASQPLVPQRPAPAPPV, from the exons ATGAAgatgggaggaagaggaggagcggCGCTGATGGAGCTCTGCGggattctgctgctgctgaccgGAAGCTGTCAATGCGGAG ACTCTCAGCAGACCGAGCATCTGGCCTCGTACCAGCTGACTGCTCCTCGGCCAATAGGAGGCCGGCTGAGGCGGGACGCTGAGGGCAGGCCGCCCAATCAG gtttcctTCATCATCCCAGTGGATGGAAACGATCTCCTCGTccatctgcagagaaacaa GGTCCTGCTGCCTCCAGATTTCACCGTCTTCACCTATGGCCCAAACGGATCCCTGATCACATCCAGACCACCTGTCCAG AACCACTGCCAGTACCAGGGCTTCGTTCAGGACATGGAGGGCTCTGCTGTGGCCATGAGCGTCTGTGGCGGCCTCAG AGGAGTGATGCATCTCACCAACGACAGCTACGGCATCGAGCCGCTAGACTCCGCCCCCGAGCAGCACCTGCTCTACCGCCTGCAGGATGTGACATCACAGCCCCGAGGATGTGGAACACCTCACTACGGGCACGGCGACGCGACGGAGCATGCTCAGTACGACCTGGAGGAGATCCAGCACCGCCGGCGCAGCAGG GTAAAGAGAGCTGTTCTCCACAAGACTCACTatgtggagctgctgctggtggttgACAACGACAGg TTTAAACACATGAATGGAAACGAGACGGCGGTCAGAGAGCAGATGGTTCACCTGGCGAACCTCATAGACGGC ATCTACATGCAGCTGAACGTCCGGGTGGTTCTGGTCGGTCTGGACATCTGGACCAAGCAGAACCTGATCAACACAGAGGGCGGAGCCGGCGAGGTGCTGAGCCGCTTCACCCAGTGGAGGGAGAAGGAGCTGGTTTCCCGGCGGCGCCACGACTCGGCCCAGCTCATCCT GATGAAGAGCTTTGGTGTAACAGCAGGAATGGCATTTGTCTCCACCGTCTGCTCCAGAAGTCATGGAGGAGGAATCAACGCG TTCCTGAACAACAACGTCGCGGCCTTCGCCTCCATCGTGGCTCATGAACTCGGACACAACCTGGGGATGAACCACGACGACGGGCGGACCTGCAGCTGCCCCGCCGCCGCCTGCATCATGCACTCCGGAGCCAC aggaTCCAGAAacttcagcagctgcagcaccgACGACTTTGAGAAGATGATCCTGTCGATGGGAGGGACGTGTCTATTGAATGTGCCCCGGCCCGACGAGGCCTACAGCGCCCCCTACTGTGGAAACAGGCTGGTGGACGTCGGGGAGGAGTGCGACTGTGGATCAGAGAAG GAGTGTGAGGAGGACCCCTGCTGTGAGTATCGGACCTGTAAACTGAAGCCTGGGGCTCAGTGTGCGTCTGGAGAGTGCTGCTCCGGCTGTCAG ttCCTCCCTGGAGGAATGGTGTGCCGCTCCAAGAAGGACGAGGAGTGTGATCTGCCGGAGTACTGCAACGGCTCCACCTCCTTCTGTCAGAGCGACGTCTTCGTCCAG AACGGGCATCCCTGTCGCAACCAGCAGGCCTACTGCTACAACGGGAGGTGCCAGCACCTGGACGGACAGTGCCAGGCCCTGTTCGGACCCA AGGCAACGGCCGCTCCCAACATCTGCTTCAAAGACGTTAACAGCAAAGGAGATCGCTTCGGCAACTGTGGCTACCAGCACTACGGCTACAAGAAGTGTGAGAGCAG AAACGCTCAGTGCGGGAAGCTGCAGTGCCTGAACGTGAAGGGGGGGACGGTGTTCGGCATCCTGCCGTCCATCATCACCACTCCAATACACGGAGCCACCTGCTTCGGGGTCGACTTCATGCTGGGATCCGACGTTCCCGACCCGGGAATGGTGAACGAAGGGACCAAGTGTGGAGACAACAAG GTGTGTATGAACTTTGAGTGTCGCAGCGCGGACGTCCTGAGCTATGACTGTGATGTGGAGACAAAGTGCCACGGACACGGG GTGTGTAACAGCAACAGGAACTGCCACTGCGACTACGGCTGGACGTCGCCATCCTGCAAGCTGTCGGGCTATGGCGGCAGCGTGGACAGCGGACCCACATGGAACG ATAAGGACACGTCTCTCAGGGACGGCCTCCTCGTCTTCTTCCTCCTCGTCCTTCCTCTGCTGGCTCTGGGAGCGTTTGTCTTCCTGCGCCGCAATGAGCTGCTGCGGCGCTTCGGACTGAGCCGCAGGAAGAGGTCGCAGGGATACCA GGCAGACGAAGCGACTTCGACCAAACCGACCAATCCTGGCAGAGCTCCGCCTCCCAGAACGCagccgccccctgctggccacgGCACGGCGAACTTCATCGTCAGGGACGGG CATCACGCTCagctgctgccgccgccgccg CAGGTGGTGGAGACCAGTGAGACCAGTGAGAGAGCCCCGCCCTTCGCTGCAAGGCCACCGCCGCCTCCTCT AAAACCGAAACCTTCTGCTGCATCTCAGCCTCTGGTGCCTCAAAGACCCGCCCCCGCTCCgcctgtttag